In Apium graveolens cultivar Ventura chromosome 10, ASM990537v1, whole genome shotgun sequence, the following are encoded in one genomic region:
- the LOC141692237 gene encoding serine/threonine-protein kinase SAPK1-like, whose translation MIITITQSGSSSASPTFLGSCYIWNQARFFFQQLISGVSYCHSMHICHRDLKLENTLLDGSLAPRVKICDFGYSKSSVFHSQPKSTVGTPAYVAPEVLSRKAYDGKISDVWSCGVTLYVMLVGTYPFSDPNDPNDFSELYAFINVSPFLIPNCIQISMEWRHLLSKIFITNPLQRITISEIKRHPWFLKNLPMELMEGGSYQCNDVNFPSQSIEDVLAILQEARTVPSEATKGGKFSLGGSMDFDYMDDADVEDIETSGDYVCQL comes from the exons ATGATCATTA caataacccaatctggatcttcaagtgcctcacccactttcttaggttcctgTTATATTTGGAACCAAGCAAGGTTTTTCTTCCAACAACTAATATCAGGAGTTAGCTATTGTCATTCAATG CATATCTGCCATAGAGATCTGAAGCTCGAAAATACACTGTTAGATGGAAGTCTAGCGCCACGTGTCAAAATATGTGATTTTGGGTACTCCAAG TCATCAGTTTTTCATTCTCAACCAAAATCTACCGTGGGAACACCAGCTTATGTTGCACCAGAGGTTCTAAGCAGAAAAGCGTACGACGGAAAG ATTTCAGATGTTTGGTCTTGCGGAGTAACTCTATATGTGATGCTTGTTGGGACTTATCCCTTTTCGGATCCGAATGATCCAAATGACTTTTCGGAGCTATACGCCTTCATAAACGTAT CCCCATTCTTGATACCAAACTGCATTCAGATTTCCATGGAATGGAGGCATCTATTGTCGAAGATTTTCATCACAAACCC TTTACAGAGGATAACGATTTCTGAAATTAAAAGACATCCTTGGTTCCTGAAGAACTTGCCTATGGAGCTAATGGAAGGAGGAAGCTATCAATGCAATGATGTAAACTTCCCATCCCAAAGCATTGAAGATGTATTAGCGATACTACAGGAAGCAAGGACTGTGCCTTCTGAGGCAACTAAAGGTGGGAAATTTTCACTTGGAGGTAGTATGGACTTTGATTATATGGATGATGCAGATGTTGAAGACATAGAAACAAGTGGCGATTATGTGTGTCAATTGTGA